The sequence CGCGACGGCTGCTAGCGGTTGCCGGTACCGGCGTAGCGGCCGATGACCGTGGTGTTGGCCCGGATGGTCTGGGCGGTGCGATAGGCCCGGGGCAGGGTGTACTCGATGAAGGGGTCGTTATCGGTGACGGGCCGCACCCCCTCGACGTAGGCGCGGAAGGCGGCGTCGTCGAGGGCCAGGGCCTCGGCCAGGCGCAGGGGCGAATCGATGCCGACCTCGGCGAGATTGGCGACGATGGCGGGATCGCGGGCGGCTTCGCGGAAGCGTTCCATCTCGGGTTCGAGGGGCTGGTTGGAACCCAGCAGCACGGCGTCGTCGCCGGTCAGCCAGAGGCCGATGTGGGGGAAGGCGGCGGCGAAACTGGCGGCCATGGCGCGCATCTCGGCCACGGGGACCTGATAGAGGGGGATCCACTGGGTGCAGATACCGTCGTCGGTCAAAGCTTCGCGGCAGAGTTCGTAGTACTCGATGGTGTAGAGGTTGACCACGCCGGCCAGGGCGGGGTGCATCGGTTCGGCGGTGATGACGTCGTAGCGTTGGTCGGTGCACAACAGGTAGTTGCGGCCGTCGTCGATAATCACCCGGGCCTGGGGGTGGTTGAGGACGTCGAGGTTGAAGGCTTCGAAATAGGGCGCCATCTCGAGCACCCCGGGGGCGATCTCGACGCAGTCGACGCACTCGACGGCATCGTGGAGGGCCAGGGCGCCGAAAGTGGAACCGGAACCGAAGCAGATCACCAGCACCCGCTGTGGTTCGGGATGCACCAGCATCGGCAGGTGGGCCAGCAGACGGTTCTTGCGCATGTCGGCCACGGCGGTGTAGGTGGCCTGATTGCCGTCGATGAGCAGCTTGCGCGTCGGCAGGCCGCCGGTGCCGATCACATCGGGCTGTTCACGGACCTCGATGGTGCCCGAGGCGGTCTCTTCGTAATCCAGCAGCACCTCGCCTTGGCGCAGGAAATTGGCGCCCAGCTTGTCGAAGGGCAGCCAGAGGGCGCCCAGACCCAGGGTGGCGGCGCAACCGACCCAGCCGTAGAGACGTTGCCTGTCGCGTTCGACGAAGCCGGCGAAGGCGACGGCCGCCACACCGACGGCCAGGGCCGCCAGGAGGTAAAGGCTCCACTGGAAACCGATCAGCGGTATCAGGACGAAGCCGGTCAGCAGGCTGCCCAGGATGGTGCCCAGGCCGTTGGCGGCGACGATCTCACCGACGCGCTCGCCGGCGCGTTCGACTTCGCTGGTGTAGAGCCGGACGACGATGGGGAACAGCATCCCCAGCAGGATCGTGGGTGGCAGCATCACCACGATGGTCAGCACGATCGAGCTGCCGACCAGAGAGCCCCAGCCGGCGATCCCGCCGACGAGGGACTGGGAGAAGTCGCCCATCGCGCCGGGCCAGTTGAGCGCTAAACCCGTTGATAACAGCGCCGTCAAGCCGACGCCGACCTCGAGCCAGGCGAAGGCCCGCCCGGGGTTCTTCAAACGTTTGACCAGGCTGGAGCCGATCGCTCCGCCCAGGGCCAGGCCGGCCAGGTAGATGCCCAGCATGGCCGAGAAGGTGTAGGTGATATTGGAGAACCACAGGATCAGCGTCCGGGTCCAGACCAGCTCTAGCCCCAGGGCGGCGAAGCCGCTGACGGCGTAAAGGATCAACAGCAGCCGGGCCTTCTTTTCCCGGGGCGCCTTGAAACGCTCGACGGGCCGAACGGCGACGTCTTCACCCCGGGAGAGCAGCAGCGCCGCCCCGGCCGCAGCCAGGTTGAGTCCCGCTGCCAGCAGACTCGAACCCCAGAGGCCGAGGTGCTCGATCAGCACGAAGCCGGAGAGGAAGGTTCCGGCTACGGCGCCCAGGGTGTTGAGAGCGTAGAGCAGGCCGACGCGGCCGCCGAGGGAGGTCTTCTCCGCCGCGACGTGGCGGGCCAGGGCCGGCAGGGTGGCGCCCATCAGGGTCGTCGCCGGCAGCAGGGTCAACAGGGCCAACAGCGCCCGCACGGTGAGATAAAGGAACCCGCCGCCTCCCGTTGCGCTGTAGAGGGGCACGTAGAGGTGCTGGAACAGCGCCAGCAGCAGGGGCACCAGGAGACCGGCGACGCCGACGCCCAACTGCAGCAGGGCGTAAAAACGCAGCGGTTTCTTCATCCGGTCCGCCGCCCGGCCCAGCAGCCAACTGCCCAGGGCCAGGCCGCCCATGAAGGCGGCCAGCACCGTGGCCGTGGCCTGGCTGGTGGCGCCGAAGACAAAGGACATCCGGCGCAGCCAGACGACCTCGAAGATCAATCCGGCGGCTCCGGAAAGCAGAAAAAGGGTCGCCACGGCGGGCAGGTGTAAACGACGTTGATTGCTCATGCGCAAGATGGGCTTGAGGTGGAAGGCTATCTTAAGGCCGACGAGGCGGGAACCTGGCAAACAAACGGCCCCGGGACGCGGGGGGTATTATAACCCACGCGGGGGCGCCGGTCTAGGCGAAGAGAACTAGCCCAGGGGGGTGGTCAGCCACATCGTCAGGTCGTAGAACAGCTGGAAATAGGGCGTCAGCAGACCAGTGGCCACCAACAGGATGACGATGATGAAGCCGTAGGGGGCGATCTGGCTGATGTAACGGCCCGCCTTGGGCGGCAGGACGCTGATCAGCAGACTGGAGCCGTCCAGGGGCGGGATGGGCAGGATGTTGAAACCGGCCAGGATCAGGTTGATCAGCACGCCGTACTGCAGCAGTCCCATCAGGATGGCCGCCGGGGAGGTCAGGCCGCCCGGGGCGTGCTCGTGAACCCCGAACAGGTAGGCGACCTGCAGAATGATGGTGAAGCCCAGGGCCAGAAGTATGTTCGAGCCCGGTCCCGCCAGGCTGACGGCCAGGTGATCCCGCTTGGGGTTGCGCAGGTTGCGCACATCCACGGGAACGGGTTTGGCGGCGCCGATAATGAAGCCCGCCCCGGAGATGATCAGGATCGCCGGCAGCAGAATCGTCCCCACAAGACTGATGTGCGGCAGGGGATTGAGCGTCAACCGCCCGGCCAGCTTCGCCGTATCGTCACCGCGACGATGGGCCATCCAGGCGTGCGAGGCCTCGTGGAAGGTTAAACTAAAGAGCAGGACCGGTACGGCGATAATGATCTGCTGCCAATCCATGGGCTGCGCTGGACTCCAGAAGAGGTAGACGGTTGTCGGGCTTGAGCTACGTCGCGACGGCGAGCGGGGTTCCCGGCGATTATGCCGGTCCGGTGCCAAGATATCAAGGCCGGTTATCAGTGTTTCGTTTCATTAATCACTTTTCTAACAACCCCACTTGACATCTGTGCTAATAAAATGTACTTTTTTCTGTGTTTCGAATATGCGTTAGGAAAACACTTTTCTACTGCTACCGCCTTGGAGATTGGAGAGCAAATTATGTGTAAACAAAACATTGCTGTAATTATCCTATCCGCTGTTGTGTTTACTCTTGGGTGTAGTGATGACAGTGATAACACAAATGCTAATGAAATAGTTGAGGGTAGCGTTGATAAAGTAACTTTTAGTACACCTGAAGCATTAATCGAAGCATTCATAAGTGCGGTTAACAGCAATGACTTTTCAGTTTTTGATGATATGATACCAAATCAAAATATGCGCTTTAATATTACGCAGAGAATTAATAATTATAACTGGAAACTAACAAAGTACGAAATACTGGAAAGTAATAAAGGCAATATGATTGTATCTTTTGTGAATGACACAAAATTATATGTTGATGATGGGTATTTTTTTCAAAATATTTATTTATCTCAAGTTAATGGTAATAATTCAGGTGATCCTAGATTGGATAATTAGTGATGAGGTGTGGTGTTTACATATATATCAAATAGTATTTTCATACAATCGGACAGGCGAAGGTGAACTCTATGTAATTGATCCAACTGGCTTTAACGAGGAGCGTCTTACGATAAATGGTGGCGCTTTTCCTCACTGTAGGGCAGACGGTGAGCTAATAGTATATGAGAGAAATGGGAT is a genomic window of Candidatus Coatesbacteria bacterium containing:
- a CDS encoding site-2 protease family protein — its product is MDWQQIIIAVPVLLFSLTFHEASHAWMAHRRGDDTAKLAGRLTLNPLPHISLVGTILLPAILIISGAGFIIGAAKPVPVDVRNLRNPKRDHLAVSLAGPGSNILLALGFTIILQVAYLFGVHEHAPGGLTSPAAILMGLLQYGVLINLILAGFNILPIPPLDGSSLLISVLPPKAGRYISQIAPYGFIIVILLVATGLLTPYFQLFYDLTMWLTTPLG